The segment GCCCTCGCCCACGAGGGGGCCGACACCCTGCTCGTCGACATGGCGGGGCCGGTGCCCTACGCCCTGTCCGGCCCCGCCCTGCGGGCCGTCGCCGAGGGCCGTGACTTCGGCGACCCGCTCGCCGATCCGGCGGTACGCGACGCGGTACGGGCCGCGGCCGAGGCCGAGCCGGGTGTCGTACGGGCCCACCTGGTTCCCGCCGGGAGCGCCGGAACGGCCGACGGCACGCTGGGGCTGGTCCTCGCGCCGGACGCGGCCGTACAGGAGGTCGCGCAGCGGGTCGCGACAGCCCTCGCGGGCGACGACGTGCTGCGCGGCGCGCTGGTCAGGGGTCTGGAGCTGGCTCTGCTCCCGGCCGGGGCGACGCTCCCGGGGGAGCCGCTGTTCAGCCGTGCTCAGCCGTAAACCGGGCCCGTGAACTTCTCGCCCGGGCCCTGGCCC is part of the Streptomyces sp. NBC_01262 genome and harbors:
- a CDS encoding SseB family protein, producing the protein MELKNIPDPGFSDDDGTADPRLSAALRAYAGGAGEGEVLTALRGARLLVPVVALLGEVETGTDGLRREKTSDMAVPTIEAADGRRALPAFTSTDALARWRPDARPVAVPLAQALQALAHEGADTLLVDMAGPVPYALSGPALRAVAEGRDFGDPLADPAVRDAVRAAAEAEPGVVRAHLVPAGSAGTADGTLGLVLAPDAAVQEVAQRVATALAGDDVLRGALVRGLELALLPAGATLPGEPLFSRAQP